In one Sander lucioperca isolate FBNREF2018 chromosome 7, SLUC_FBN_1.2, whole genome shotgun sequence genomic region, the following are encoded:
- the mrps35 gene encoding 28S ribosomal protein S35, mitochondrial, whose amino-acid sequence MASHASKAFLSLGRINVSGLGLQKSVSSRVTYATDVSIHSSNVNKGLPDRGDRGFFRRPRRTAGEPRTEKMPVDQDWTAVYPAATPFRPSSVPLPVRMGYPVKGGVPPEKKGNLELIKIPNFLHLTPAAIKKHCEALKPFCSEWPSALDTDAKCDEHFPIKVGSTDYVSAGLSVRNPSARIVHLKVKLSSLNLDDHARKKMLKLVGERYCKDTDVLTITTDSCPLRQQNHDYAMYLLTVLYHESWKTEAWEAEKTVADMEEYSWEDSPSQRNILDMLVRMKVAGEGEGEEVREQLLGKKEVQEYKDSVTRLKNEGESESTMLQYKEAVKKVLNL is encoded by the exons ATGGCTTCACACGCAAGCAAGGCATTTCTGTCCCTAGGTCGAATAAATGTTTCTGGTCTTGGACTTCAGAAATCAGTGAGCAGCAGAGTCACATACGCGACGGATGTGTCTATACATTCTTCTAATGTAAATAAAG GCCTTCCTGATAGAGGCGATAGAGGATTCTTCAGAAGACCCAGGAGAACT GCAGGGGAGCCCAGGACAGAAAAGATGCCGGTGGATCAGGACTGGACTGCAGTTTATCCAGCAGCAACCCCCTTCAGACCGAGCTCTGTCCCCCTGCCTGTGAGGATGGGCTACCCTGTGAAGGGAGGCGTTCCTCCCGAGAAGAAGGGCAACTTGGAGCTGATCAAG ATACCAAATTTTCTTCATTTGACACCGGCAGCCATCAAGAAACACTGTGAAGCTCTGAaac CATTCTGTTCTGAGTGGCCCTCTGCCTTGGACACTGACGCAAAATGTGACGAGCACTTCCCTATCAAAGTGGGAAGCACAGACTACGTGTCTGCCGGCCTGTCTGTCAGAAACCCTTCAGCTCGCATTGTTCATCTCAAA GTAAAACTGTCCAGTTTAAATCTGGATGACCATGCACGCAAGAAGATGCTTAAACTAGTTGGGGAGAGATACTGCAAAGATACTGATGTCCTCACCATTACAACTGACAG CTGCCCATTGAGACAGCAGAACCATGACTATGCCATGTACCTGCTAACTGTCCTCTACCACGAGTCTTGG AAAACAGAGGCCTGGGAGGCTGAGAAGACTGTGGCAGACATGGAGGAGTACAGCTGGGAGGACAGCCCGTCCCAAAGAAACATCTTAGATATGCTAGTACGCATGAAAGTGGCTGGGGAAGGAGAAGGCGAGGAAGTGCGAGAGCAGCTGctgggaaaaaaagaagtgcAGGAGTATAAGGACTCTGTCACAAGGTTGAAGAATGAAGGAGAAAGCGAGAGCACCATGCTGCAGTACAAAGAGGCTGTCAAGAAAGTACTCAACCTGTAA